In Podarcis raffonei isolate rPodRaf1 chromosome 8, rPodRaf1.pri, whole genome shotgun sequence, the genomic window aaataatattaattatattgATAACAATAAGAAGCGTTCTGCTGTTCACAGCATTGCAGACCAAGTCTCGCAGCGAGTCAGTAGGTGACTATCCATAATTTTGCTATGATTTATTTGCATGTGTCTGCCTGGTTTCTGCTAACTTGAAAGTTCATTCAGGACCACCAGGGGGATGGCTATTTGCTGGCTGCAGACACAATGACAAGGGCGgtgacctggaaaagctggcGGATGTGTGGGATGGGCCTCATCATGGTCACACATCCAAAACTGCTGATGCCCTCGCGGGTGGTAGGGATCTCTGTTGTGCACCGGCGCCAGCGGGGTTCTCCAGGCTCCCAGTAGTAAATCATCTTGTAGCGCTGGTTTAAGTCTTCCCCACCCAACACGTAGATCCGCTTCCCGCAGGAGACTACTCCTGCGTTGGCAACCCCACGCGGCAGTTTGGGCATACCAATGTTGCCACTAATTTTGCCAGTCTCGTTGACCAAGAAGCACTTGCGAGAGCTGTGGCGGTTCTCTGGGATGAGGAGCCCTTCAACCCAGTCCCGCATTTTCTTCTCGATGAATCCCCCAATCACATAGATCCCCCTGTCCCCAGCCACAGCTCCTGCAGCAAAGAAACCCGTGGACAGAGGCACCTGAGTCCATGTGTTGGAGCTGGTCTCGTAGATCAGGAAGCCTTTGTGGAACAGCCACTGGCCAGAAACTCCTGTCGCGCCGCCAAGGAGGTACAGCTTGTTCTGGAAGATGCTGGAGGCCGGGTGGCTCAGTGCAAACGGGAGCTTTGCGATCGTAGCCCACGTCCCTGTCGCGAGGTCAAAAGCCTCAGCCAAGTTGAGGAAGCTTTGGAACTGACACCATCCCCCCATGGCATAGAGCTTCTGGTTGTGGAACAGGAAGCCATGTGCAGCCCTGGGCACAGTCATGGGTGCAAGCTGCAGCCACTGGTTTCTGAAAGAGCTGAACTCATAGACGGCGGTGGAGTAAGAGTTCTTACAGATGCCTCCAGAGACATAGATCTTCTCACCAGCTGTGGCACAACACGCATGCGTCAAGGACTGCAGGCCGGGAAGCTTCTCCCACAGTTCGGTCTGTGGGTCATAGCAGCCCATGTGGGCCTCTTCACTCTCTAGCTCCTGGTACTCGCACATCTGGGTGTCAATGCACAGGATGTGTGGCTTGTACATGCCCTGCCGGAGGCCCTTGATGTGACGAAACCTCTCCTTGCCATCCAGCACCTTCCACTCGAGCCTGAGGTCCTTCCACTTCTCCAAGTCCCTCTGTAGTTCGACTTGCTCCTCTGGACTGAAGAGCGGGAAGCGGACATGGCGCATCAGGTCTCCTAGCAAAGGGCCATGCTTGCTGGATTGCCCTTGCACCCAGAGTCGCACAGCCCGATAGACCTTGAACTCTGAAGCCACTTCAAGGTTGCAGGAGGATATCAGGGTGATGAGTGTGCTGAGGTCCAGCTGGTGGAAACTCTCATGCTCGCAGACCTGGCTGAATTTTCTGGTGAGGAAGTGTATGACCACATGGAGGAGGGCAGGACTCTTGTGCGTCCTTGCCAAAGAATACATCTCAAAGCAGTTCTGCACAGAGAGATTTTTCCCAAGGAACCTGGAAGGCGAAAGAAGGAACAGGAAGGCCTGTGGTGCAGAGGAATTTGCATGGCTCCTACCGTGAAACCTAGTGGTTAGCCTCAGGACCGCCAAATGGCCACCCAATTGgaaggctttgaaagaggattagacaaattcataaggctaccaatggctaccctCCATGATGGTTCTGTTGTTCTACCTCCCCTGTTGGagccagtatgcctctgaattccagcttctgggaatcacaactgggaAGAATGAGTTTCCTATCTAGACATGTGGATGGCCACTCTGAGATCcgggtggactggatgatccaGCAGGAATTTGCGTATGGGAAAATGCATGCTAATATGGCAACCCGCTGTCTCATGATTTTACATTAGTTCTGAAGATCCTTTGGCCATGTAACAAATACTGGGAAGCTGTGTTGGATGAAGCAATCCCATAGTTGTATCCATAGTCCAAGGGCCTTGACAAAGACTCTCTAAATTGCAGCAAAAACTGGTTGGAGACTCCTTTGGATTTCTCTATGGATATAACTCTTATAAccataaaaaaacacaccagaattTTGTAGACATTTTTAGATTCTCCATTTGTGTCCATATTCAACGTTCCATGAGACAGCAACAGCAGATTTCAAAGCTGTCTCTTTGCAGCAGTTCTTCATTATCCCTCACTCCTCATTCCAAATTTAGCTAAAGTAGGTGTGACTAACTTGTGACCTTACTTTATTCTTCAGCCTTGAGTCCCTAAAcgttttttgaactacaacttccatcatccccagccagcatagtcaatggtcagggatgttgggagttgtagttctgaaGCTCCAAGGTTGAAGGACCTTGCTTCAAAtgatgctggactccagttcccatcatccttgaccattgatgGGAATGATGGGATCTGGTGGTCCAGTAGCActacaggttctccattcctgggcTAAAAGAATCCTGATAAGATATTATGCACTACaagcataagaagagtcctgctgggtcagaccaatggtccctcTAGGCCAccctcctgttttcacagtgggcaaccagatgTCCATAAAGCAGGACTTGAGGGGAAGAGCACTCTGGCATGCAGAAGTATGCTGCTTCCAATAGTGGAAGTAGAACATAACCATCGGGATAACCTGATCCTCCACAAATttatctcttttaaagccatccattgGAATTTGCATGCTCACGGTGTGATGTACATTGCACCTGTCAGATTGTGGAACTGCATGCACAGTCATGGTGTCAGTAGAGAAGAAAGATACAGTGACTTACCTACAGCAGAGGTTCTGCAGCGGTATGATCTGTAAGCGGTTGGCCCCAGCAAAGAGGTGCGGCGCCAGTTCAGGGGTGAGTGTTATGTCCTCTGTGTAGATATATTTCAGAATGTTTTCGACGACGAATGGAGCCACCTCTTGAAGCAGAACTTCTTTCCCACCAGGTTCGTTCCAGGTATTGATGAAAATGTCCCGAAAGTAGGGGCTAATAGCTGCTAGCAGCgctctgcagagaaggaaagcgaGAACTGCAATTGCTGGAGGCCAAGTTCAAacccttggaaggttgcctgccatggactggctggatgcagaggactgGTAGGAGGCACCAACTGAGGAACCtcaagggaagaaagctcagagccgggggagtggtggtggaatgatgatgagtggtcagagggagaagagggagcacaatgagaggaggaggtgttgggagCTGAAGAGGGAATGGTTTAGTGAGTGGGAGGAGACTGTGGAAGAcagcagtccagaagcagaggtAGAATTAAAGGCTGGAGAGGagaaggggccaagaggcagagatgagtcaggctggggaTGAAGCCAGGCTATCTCTCCCTCTTGCTGTGACCAGCTTCCCTCCCGTCTCTCAGAACCCAAAggggtatgaagagggtggagcaaagacatGCAAGACCTCAAATTGCTTGAGAAGGAACCAatggaggaggagacttagagagCTGTGGAacagtggggaccttcagtcctggcaagtGATTTGCCTTGAAGCATTAGCTACCAGGAAGAGTTGTGTTCACTAGGCTTGAGCTGTTTGGTTTCTCTGAATCAAGAGTTAACTTCCTGACACCGTGTGAATTATTACTGACCTACTCCTGACTCCCACCCCTTGACATTGCTGAGAATGGAATATGACCTTAAGGTTGAAAAAATGTTCCCTGCCCTCACctatatgattttttttatttttatttttaaaggcagaTGAACCTGAGATGCTCTTTGCGCAACCTTTACATTCAAACAATGAGTTCTGGGCAGCCTTCACGTTGCTCAGAAAAATCAAGGCCTACCTGTGGCAAGGGAATCTTTGTCCATCGGCTATGAGGGTGGCATCATAGAGCAGCTCTTCCTCATACATCTCTGCTAGACCTGGAgtcagggagaggggaggaggtcAGGGAGACAACAGCTGGTCATTTGATAAGATGGCCCCAGTTCTTTGGCATAAGAAGTCTTGGGGGGTTACCTTGTGTTAAGCCGAGAGGTCTTGGTTTGAAGGTTTCTGGCTGCTCCCTTTTATGACTGGAACTCATGACAAGCAGGATGAAGGAAGTAGATgagaggagaaggggaaggggaagctgtcgtgagagagagagagatgagttaTACAGTTgtatagaatcttagaattatagagttgtaagggaccccaaaggtcatctactccaacttcttgcaatgcaggaatcacaacagaagaattcctgacaggtggccattcaacctctgcttgaaaacctccagtgaagtgGAATCTGCCACCTTCTCAGATTGTCTGTTCTGTAGTGACAAATAGGGATGGATAGATCAGTCTCTTTCCATTCCATGGCATTTCAGCATGATTTCAAAATT contains:
- the LOC128419641 gene encoding kelch-like protein 2 is translated as MSSSHKREQPETFKPRPLGLTQGLAEMYEEELLYDATLIADGQRFPCHRALLAAISPYFRDIFINTWNEPGGKEVLLQEVAPFVVENILKYIYTEDITLTPELAPHLFAGANRLQIIPLQNLCCRFLGKNLSVQNCFEMYSLARTHKSPALLHVVIHFLTRKFSQVCEHESFHQLDLSTLITLISSCNLEVASEFKVYRAVRLWVQGQSSKHGPLLGDLMRHVRFPLFSPEEQVELQRDLEKWKDLRLEWKVLDGKERFRHIKGLRQGMYKPHILCIDTQMCEYQELESEEAHMGCYDPQTELWEKLPGLQSLTHACCATAGEKIYVSGGICKNSYSTAVYEFSSFRNQWLQLAPMTVPRAAHGFLFHNQKLYAMGGWCQFQSFLNLAEAFDLATGTWATIAKLPFALSHPASSIFQNKLYLLGGATGVSGQWLFHKGFLIYETSSNTWTQVPLSTGFFAAGAVAGDRGIYVIGGFIEKKMRDWVEGLLIPENRHSSRKCFLVNETGKISGNIGMPKLPRGVANAGVVSCGKRIYVLGGEDLNQRYKMIYYWEPGEPRWRRCTTEIPTTREGISSFGCVTMMRPIPHIRQLFQVTALVIVSAASK